The window GGGATTCAAAATATTGTTCAAGTCATGCGCTTGATTAGAAGTGTGAAATGTCGACTACAAGACTTTAGGGAAGATGGATCGTAGATAATTTTGGAACAAGTTAACACATTTTGTGAATTGAATATGATCTCAATACTTGATATGGAGGACAACATGCTAACTCATGGTCATGAAAAACGTAGAGGGCAACTCATCACCAATTTTCATTATTCTCGTGTGCAGATTTTTTGTCAGGTAttattacttaaaaaaattgttaaagagatttcattgattattaatataATCATGGTTGCAAATTTGAATGTTTGGTTGTTGATTTCATTGTACAAGAGATGAATAATCATTTTTAGAAGTTAGTACAGAATTGCTTTGTTGCATAGCATGTCTTCATCCAAGAAATTTTTTCTCTCAATTTGACGTTTCCAAACTCATCCATCTCACTAATTTTTATCTCGAGGACTTCTTTGGTattgattatttatttttgaaataacaaCTTATGAGTTAATTTTATAATTTGTGGAATGATCCTCAATTTTCTTCAATTGGCGACTTAGAAATTCTTGCTCAGAAATTAGATAAAACAAAAaacatttgatttttttattggtttatcatatgataGAGTTGACATTAGTTTTATTAGTTGCAAATAAAAACTATGAAGATTGATTTATATAATAGAATGAGATATGAATAGATGAATGACAGTCTAATTATATATATTGAGAAAGATATTTTTTTCTATAATTGAAAATGAGTAAATATTGTAATATTTTCAACAAATACAGTCTCATAGAATCCAATTATCTCTCAATTCACCTTGTATAATGGTATTATACAAGAACTTGTGGAGTCTGTCTTACTAGCTATTACATTGTTTTGTATAGTTaaatcataccaaaataataAAACTGCCCTAATAAAAATGACATAATGTGAAACTTTCCTATAGGTTCTTAAGTTCTTACACTGTCAAGTCGAGTGAAGACAATTGTCTGAGGAAGGAAAGGGTGTGAAGTAAACGAACTTAGAGCTATGCAGCTCAATACACAACAGAATGGCAAATCTCACTTGTGTTTTTGCTAGATCCTAATGTGATAATAAGCAAATGAGAAATCTGATGATTAATCTAATCTCATATATCTATTTAGccgtataaaaaaaatatatgtgtAATTCGATCTCctgttccatttttttttttaatccgcTCCTGTTCATAGGGACAACAACTGTTGCTACAAGCCTATAACATCACCATGCTGAAGCAATAATTAAGGGGATGTTTAGTTTAGGAAAATAGGAATGGGGAATGAAAATGTTAATCATTgtttgtcattgttaatgtttagaTTATAGAATAGGAAtgtaaataagggaatgaatccttgaaattgagtaataactcattcccatgtacctccccttcaatgagtcattaccctattttcatcaatcaaaatattcccttattccaaaaatacctttgacctaaaactaaaattttctcccttaatatcaaatatcaaaatatatttatttattttttctttcatatcatttctctctccttgttctcgctcatcatattttttctctcatcattttatcacatactttctctctcctatcacactctctttcctttttttctcattacacgttctctctcatcatactttctctctccttaatttcTTCCATCAcaatctcttccttctttttttctcatcatactttctctcttatcatactttctatctcctcaatctctctcaccacactctcttttctctttttttctcattatactttcgctctcatcacactttctctctcctcaatctctcttgtcacactccctcccttttttttttttttttttttttttgccccaCGGGGTTATCTCGGCTGGTAAAGGCGTGGAAGTTTGCCACTGAGAACATGGGTTCGAGTCCGCAGGGCAACGGGGATTTATTCCCTATCCCTGTGCAAAAAGTCTCGGCCCACTGCGTACTTGCCACCGagctaccgtgatttacctccctcgtgatgaccctgggcagggtgcggcgggggccctgagggcgagggtttcgccttttaccacactccctcctttttttcctcaacacactttctctctcatcatactttctccctcatcatactttctctctcctcaatctctctcatcacactcaatgttctcttttttttttatcacactttctctctcatcatactttatctcttaccatactttctctctcatcacactcaatgttctctttttttttatcacactttctctcttatcatactttatctcttaccatactttctctctcatcacactcaatgttctctttttttttatcacactttctctcttatcatactttatctcttaccatactttctctctcctcaatctctctcatcacactctctctcctcattttttctcattgtattttctctctcttcatcctctcctatcgtactttctctcacatcatattttctctctcatcttctctcattatgctctcttctatcacactctcttttctcattttctctcatcacactttctctctcttcattctttcacatcacactttctttttcttcattctttctcatcacactttatctctcatcatattttctctctcattattatctttcatcatatttttctctcacattcatctttctctcacatctaattttttctcttatttttctttaagagtaaaaaaggaaattttgatttattccgatagaaaatatgtaactaaccaaatattacttttaagagtgatattcatgctcatacctaTTCTCAtttcacaatacaatgattcctatttcgattcttattttaaaaaaaaaaatcaaacgccCTCTAAATCATTAGTTCAAAATAAGACGAACCTTCTCGGCCCTTTGCCGCGAACAAGAGTCCTATATATCACTTCGTTACTCGCCGACAGCGATGCGTTCCAATAAGAAAGGAAACTACCACGTCGCTTCGCACACTCTCTCCTGCCTCGCTCTTCACGAATGTTTTGTGGATGCAACGGCTGGATCATGGATCGGTGGGGCCGAAGAACCAACtcgatcaaaaaaaaaaaaaactaaaactccACCACTCGCCGCTGATATAAGCCTCCCTATAAATAATATCACCGTCGCCTTCACTTCTCCGTTTCGGATCAAACGgcggaaaaaaaaaaacacacttttttctccctcttttcgtTTTGCTTGCCGATGACGAGCTCTCGGATGACCGGATCGGCGCTGTTCCGCCACCTCGGCCCTCGCCTCTTCTCCGCCGCCTCTGCTTCCCGAGCTGCCGCCTCTGTGGAACCGTCGTACACGTTGCTCCTATCCCCTTCGCGTCCGCCTGCCCCGCTGCTTTTGCGCCTCTTAGCCGTCCGGATGGGCAGCACCTCGGCGTCTCCGGTGCTCGGCGGAGATCCGAAGAAGGAGGATGAGGCGAAGTCTGCGGCCGACGTGGAGAAGGAGGTTGCAGCTGTCCCTCCTCCCGAGCACAAGCTTGTTTCCAGATACTGGGGCATCGATCGTTACAAGATCGCCAAGGAGGACGGCACTCCTTGGAGGTGGACTTGCTTCATGGTAAGCTACTCCTAGTAATCGGTCGTTTCTGCTAAATCTCATGTTCTAATTGGGCATGGCGAATTTCTCAGCCATGGGAGGCGTACAAGTCGGATACCTCGATTGATCTGAAGAAACACCACGTCCCCACCACCATCCTCGACAAGATCGCCTACTGGCTTGTCAAAACCCTACGATTTCCCACCGATATCTTCTTCCAGGTGCGTAAACGAGCGGTCAATTGACTTTTCCTCTGGACTCCGGCTTAATTTTTCTTCCTGCCCAAGAACACAAACGACACCCGTCGAGGAATGGAGGACTGTAGCAGTTAATTTTGTATTTGTTGCTTTATACTTTTAAAGATAGCTGCTTGCTAAACGCTTGAGTTGCTCCATCGGAAATAGAGGAGGTACGGTTGCCGCGCGATGATGTTGGAGACGGTGGCGGCGGTGCCTGGGATGGTCGGCGGCATGCTTCTCCACTTGCGATCGCTCCGCCGCTTCGAGCACAGCGGCGGGTGGATCCGCGCGCTGATGGAGGAGGCGGAGAACGAGCGGATGCACCTGATGACCTTCATGGAGGTGGCGCAGCCGCGGTGGTACGAGCGAGCGCTGGTGCTGGCTGTGCAGGGCATCTTCTTCAACGCCTACTTCCTCGGCTACCTGATATCGCCCAAATTCGCCCACCGCGTGGTCGGCTATTTGGAGGAGGAGGCCATCCACTCCTACACCGAGTTCCTCAAGGATCTGGAGGACGGCAAGATCCAAAACGGCCCGGCCCCTGCCATTGCCATCGACTACTGGTGCCTCCCGCCAGACGCCACGCTCAAGGACGTCGTCATCGTCGTCCGGGCCGACGAGGCTCACCACCGCGATGTCAATCACTTCGCTTCGGTATGCTAAATATTGCATTACTCTGTTAAGAGGATTTCTTGATCTTTCGCATGATCAATGAGAATATGACACTTCGCCAATTGTTGGTGATTGTAGGACATTCATTACCAGGGATTGGAACTTAAAAGTACACCTGCGCCGCTGGGTTATCACTAAAATGCTGCTCTCCTCGTATGCCggtattattatgaaaaataaactgGACCTATTCTGTGTTGATTGTTATCAGACGATATGTAAAGTCTTATTTGTCGGTAACAGCGCATCATCATCTTCGaccacttctttttctttttttttgaaaaaaaagagaaatttttttaccAGCTCGGTGCATCCTCGAAGTAATCGGTGGCTTCCTTGAGGTCTGCTAGAAGTTTTTCGATTTGCCGGCGAAGGTAATATATTCGAGGTCTCGATTTTAGGCTTCGTTCCTCCGCAGACCAGAGTGGGGCAGTAGGATTTTTGTGATTCAAAAAGAAGATTATTGAAAACTGAAGTTTCCTTTGGCAGCACAGAAGTCGATTTTCTAAAAGGAACTCGTGAATTATGTGTAATCAGCCGTGGTTTGTATGTACCATGCACATGTTATATGATATGATTACATATAAGGTGTTTTTGTGAATTCATTTTGCTCGAGTTTACTTGCATTTTCCTTTTCCTCTCAGTCTCAAAAATTATGATTCCCATGCAGAGTTTGTCAAACTGTACTAATATCGCTGGCTGAGACTTGGATCTTCATTTTTCTCTTGGAAGAAGCCTGAAAACTCCTCAGTTCCACCTTGTGTTCCTCTACTCATGCTCTGATCCCAAGCCACGGTACAATAATTAGACGCTACGGTACAATAGTTGCCCATTTAAGGGCGGAGTAGATAAATCAAGCTAGGTAAATTATAGAGGATTTTTTCCTTCAATGAGATTTAAAAAAAGTGAACCGTTTAGATAGATAAATCATGAACATTTCCTATAAGGACATCTCTAATCATCAGAGCTCTAAATGAGCTTCTTTATTGTTTCAATTTGTCACATTAATATCATATCAAAAGTATAAAAATTCACTAGTCTCTCCATTATCTTGACTATTACGAAATTTCAAGTGGATAAAATACCTTTTAGATATATGAGGATCCCCTAAGCCTCTCAGAAGCTGAGATCTTATATATAGTACAATGTTGGATGCTCTCACCAAGAGAGTCAATTCATGGTCGAAAAACACGCTCTCTTATATGGGAAGTCCATCTAATGCTATCAGTTCTTCAGGGTATGGAATGTTACTGGATGTCCATATTATTAGTACAGTTGATACTAATAATTGAACTTTGGTTTTAATAAACGACAAATGGTTGAAGTTAGAttctgtgttatttgatacttttaccaagtatGCAGAAATTGACGGGTTTAGAGAACCTAACACTAGGCTAATGCGTAGTTAGATCTGAGGATCTAATAATTAAcacaaagtctagataggtcgagaTGTGACTTGATATCTGTTAAGAAGTCCAGTTGGGCCTACAGGACCTAATTAATAGCTGACAGAAAGTTCAGTTGGGTCTGTAGGACCTAACAGCTGGTTGAAGTCCAGCTTGGTCTGATAGGAAGACTTGATAGGTCAAAAGATAAGTTAAGTGACTGTAAATGATAAGTAaatgtaagtcactggaggagaatgATTCAGTAAGGGCGGGTCCTAGTGGGAATATAAGTACTGGTCCAACTTAGAgtcattttggaagtctaagttgagactatgactagattctaattttggtaagataagatctaattaataatttcaTTTAATATTAtgataactctattttataggttaTATTTAGTTATGCTAATCTTATGATGCAGGAAATCAGTTGGTTGGAAAAAGGGTCTCCAGGCACCCGAGCAGGGACCAGGCGTCTGGAGGTCTGAATGCCTAGATAGGGTCAAGCACTCAAATCGGGTCCAGGCACCTAGATTGGTCCAAACTCAGCCGACCGCACAAATGGATTGCGCACTTTGATTGGTTGACACATGCCATCGTCCAAGCGCCTGGGGCTGATCCAGGGGCCTGAGGCTGGTCCAGGCGTCCGGGAATGGATACAAACTACCAAATAGAGCTTCACCAAGGTGTGGCCATGTCAGCAATATAGGTGCCCAAACTGGGTCTAGGCTCCCGAACATGTATAATTCAACGACGAAGTAGGATCAGATAGGCCTCGTTAGTGATTTAGGTGCCCGGGGTGATTCAGGCCACCCAAAATACCTATAAAAGGAGTCTCGACCAACTGTTTCAGCACATCAACTTCTACGCTTATTCATGATCGTTTGACTGCACCAACTTCGTTCTGCTGTTCTACAATGTTGTCTCACCCGATTGCTGCAGACGAATCAACTCCAACACCTGAGCTCACAACTTCTTCATCCTTGTCTTGGTAACACTTTTTTCCAGTTATTTACATTACTGCTTGaaggaagtgtaggttgttacacttctTTATTCTTGTTCTTTTTTACTCGATTACTCTACTGGGAGTTTATTGGTAGAGAATTTTAGTAGATTATCCGTCGCTAGGTCCAAGGGACCGCGGTTTtaagtaggagtcatcgaaggcttcaaaccaagtaaaaatcatcatcttcttctgtGTTCTTCTTTCTTATCTTTTTAATTCTACTACGCAACTCTGTGGTTTTTCGAATGAATTTTAAACGTGTACgatgagtgttattcacccccccccccccctaatgtTATTTTCAATCCTACACATACTGCTACTTTCATGTGGAGTTCTAAAGCACATATATAGTATATGTAGGTCCTTCATGTGGACTACCAAGAGTCCCCCCATTACATGGTCAAAGTTATGTAGACCTAAAAAAAGGTAGTCTTGTCTTGAGGGACTTAAAAGCATGAAACCTCGCTCTAGTAGCTAAGGTTCTATGGTGGATATAGGATAAGCAATTGACACGGTGGATATAATGGGTGCACGGTGTGTACTTACAACATGTGGGGATATGGGCATGGCAGGCCAAACACACAGACTCCCCAATCATCAAGAAGTTGTTGCATATCAGAGATAACATTCTGGCATCTGTAGGTAATTCAGAGGCCGCGAGTCAGACCCTTACTGCTTGGTTTAATCTAAGGAAAATGGGTGTCCAGCGGGCTTATGACCACTTTAGAAATGCAAGGCCCAGGCATCCA is drawn from Zingiber officinale cultivar Zhangliang chromosome 1B, Zo_v1.1, whole genome shotgun sequence and contains these coding sequences:
- the LOC121975985 gene encoding ubiquinol oxidase 1a, mitochondrial-like, encoding MTSSRMTGSALFRHLGPRLFSAASASRAAASVEPSYTLLLSPSRPPAPLLLRLLAVRMGSTSASPVLGGDPKKEDEAKSAADVEKEVAAVPPPEHKLVSRYWGIDRYKIAKEDGTPWRWTCFMPWEAYKSDTSIDLKKHHVPTTILDKIAYWLVKTLRFPTDIFFQRRYGCRAMMLETVAAVPGMVGGMLLHLRSLRRFEHSGGWIRALMEEAENERMHLMTFMEVAQPRWYERALVLAVQGIFFNAYFLGYLISPKFAHRVVGYLEEEAIHSYTEFLKDLEDGKIQNGPAPAIAIDYWCLPPDATLKDVVIVVRADEAHHRDVNHFASDIHYQGLELKSTPAPLGYH